In bacterium, the genomic stretch GAAAGGGTCTTCCTCATGAAACCCCCTCGGCTCACAGAAATACAAAAATACTTTCAGTCCGTACTTCGCTGCCTTCTCAACCATTCTGCTAAGTGCCGGTATCTGCTGGCTTTCCTTTTTCCCAAACTCCGGAAATACATCAGAGGAAACTATGTCCCTTAAAACACAGTGTAGCCAGACAGCATTAAACCCTTCTTTTGCTATCTCTTCAAGATACCAGTCAGGATGGTTCTTTACTGAGTCCTCTATCTCTTTACCAACGAAATCACCATATGGTGAACGGATAATCCTTATCTCAAATACCTCTTTCATTTTGTCCTCCTCTTGCATTTTTTTATCTAATATTTTAAAATCTTTCTGATTAAAAGCAAACAAACTTTCACACAGAACCTATGAAGATAGGATTTGGAAAATCAGTGATAACACCACCTGTGGGTTTTTCGCTGGTGGGATATTTTTTCAACGACAGGAGGTCTACAGGAATAAGAGATGAACTCTATGCAATCTCCTGTGTGATAGAGGATAAAGGAATCCTTTTTGCTATTACAACTGTTGACCTTCTCTGGCTTGGTGAAAACCAGATTAAAAAGGTACGGAATCTCGTTAATAAAGAAATAGGTATACCAACTTCTAATATACTTATTCACGCAACACATACACACACAGGACCTATCCCTGATAGTTCAGGTAGAGAGATATTCAGAAAAGGATTTTATGTAGAACCCTCCTATTTAGAAATTCTACCTTTTTACATCGCAGGAAGTATAAAGATGGCTT encodes the following:
- a CDS encoding neutral/alkaline non-lysosomal ceramidase N-terminal domain-containing protein; the encoded protein is MKIGFGKSVITPPVGFSLVGYFFNDRRSTGIRDELYAISCVIEDKGILFAITTVDLLWLGENQIKKVRNLVNKEIGIPTSNILIHATHTHTGPIPDSSGREIFRKGFYVEPSYLEILPFYIAGSIKMAYNRMTDASISAGADRIEGIAFNRRYLLKDGTVITNPWLRIEEIVEVAGPVDDTPVSYTHLTLPTS